A genomic window from Nocardioides jiangxiensis includes:
- a CDS encoding glycerophosphodiester phosphodiesterase family protein has product MSNPEISPVPAAALGRSLVPTPAVVGHRGASGQRPEHTLDAYRLAIRMGADDIELDVVPTKDGVLVARHDATLFATTDVADHPEFADRRTTRVVDGEEHDDWFVEDFTFEELRTLRARERFRKVRRANTAFHGQLAVPSLDEVLTLVALESRLLQRTIGVLIELKHAAYYAARGLDVVAPLLTTLRDHGVDHDRSRVMVMCFEPTVLRQVAARSSVGIIQLLDRKGRPADLAAAGEKIRYADLLTPAGLSGIREYAQGVGVHKELVLERDTEGRTSGIGAVVDDAHRAWLTVHVWTLRVENRWLPLELRSDERPGHHGDLATEARLLLEAGVDGLITDNPDLVLAARADHLASVRGLPSSPPTPGQRRRLRTAR; this is encoded by the coding sequence GTGAGCAACCCGGAGATCTCCCCGGTGCCCGCCGCGGCGCTGGGACGGAGCCTGGTCCCGACGCCGGCGGTCGTCGGCCACCGTGGCGCGAGCGGCCAGCGGCCCGAGCACACGCTCGACGCCTACCGGCTCGCGATCCGCATGGGCGCGGACGACATCGAGCTCGACGTCGTCCCGACCAAGGACGGAGTCCTGGTGGCCCGTCACGACGCGACGCTCTTCGCGACCACCGACGTCGCCGACCACCCCGAGTTCGCCGACCGGCGTACGACGCGGGTCGTCGACGGCGAGGAGCACGACGACTGGTTCGTCGAGGACTTCACCTTCGAGGAGCTGCGGACGCTGCGAGCGCGGGAGCGCTTCCGCAAGGTGCGCCGCGCCAACACCGCTTTCCACGGCCAGCTGGCGGTCCCGAGCCTGGACGAGGTGCTGACGCTGGTGGCGCTCGAGTCCCGGCTGCTGCAGCGCACCATCGGCGTGCTCATCGAGCTCAAGCACGCGGCGTACTACGCGGCGCGCGGCCTCGACGTCGTGGCGCCTCTCCTCACGACCCTCCGTGACCACGGTGTCGACCACGACCGGTCACGGGTCATGGTGATGTGCTTCGAGCCGACGGTGCTGCGCCAGGTCGCGGCCCGGTCCAGCGTCGGGATCATCCAGCTGCTCGACCGCAAGGGCCGTCCGGCGGACCTCGCGGCTGCCGGCGAGAAGATCCGGTACGCCGACCTGTTGACGCCGGCCGGCCTCTCGGGGATCCGGGAGTACGCGCAGGGTGTCGGGGTGCACAAGGAGCTGGTGCTCGAGCGCGACACCGAGGGCCGCACCAGCGGCATCGGCGCCGTCGTGGACGACGCGCACCGCGCCTGGCTGACCGTGCACGTCTGGACGCTGCGCGTCGAGAACCGGTGGCTGCCCCTCGAGCTGCGCTCCGACGAGCGGCCGGGCCACCACGGCGACCTCGCGACGGAGGCGCGGCTCCTGCTCGAGGCCGGCGTCGACGGGCTGATCACCGACAACCCCGACCTCGTCCTGGCCGCCCGCGCCGATCACCTCGCATCCGTCCGTGGGCTGCCCTCCTCACCGCCGACTCCGGGGCAGCGACGCCGCCTGCGCACCGCGCGCTGA
- a CDS encoding SigE family RNA polymerase sigma factor, translating into MTKWGAPMLDDPSAVPRQRDDDFSAYVEARRAALLRTAYLMTGDLATAEDVVQTTLAKLYLAWDKVSAHDAVHSYTRRILTNEVTSLWRRAWRRRELPVDRLPDASIDPAYDDGTAAALWAFVGELAPRARAVVVLRYYEQLTEAEIAQVMGISVGTVKSQCSRALASLRSRVPAALERPDSHEGPARPGDGEQ; encoded by the coding sequence ATGACGAAGTGGGGAGCCCCGATGCTCGACGACCCGTCCGCCGTGCCACGGCAGCGCGACGACGACTTCTCGGCGTACGTCGAGGCGCGGCGCGCGGCGCTGCTGCGCACGGCGTACCTGATGACGGGTGACCTGGCGACCGCCGAGGACGTCGTGCAGACGACGCTCGCGAAGCTCTACCTGGCCTGGGACAAGGTCAGCGCGCACGACGCCGTGCACAGCTACACGCGACGGATCCTCACCAACGAGGTGACCTCGCTGTGGCGCCGGGCCTGGCGGCGCAGGGAGCTTCCGGTCGACCGGCTGCCCGATGCGTCCATCGATCCGGCGTACGACGACGGCACCGCGGCGGCGCTGTGGGCGTTCGTCGGCGAGCTCGCGCCGCGTGCCCGTGCCGTCGTGGTGCTGCGCTACTACGAGCAGCTCACCGAGGCCGAGATCGCGCAGGTCATGGGGATCTCGGTGGGCACCGTGAAGTCGCAGTGCAGCCGGGCCCTCGCCTCGCTGCGCAGCCGCGTGCCCGCGGCCCTCGAACGACCTGACAGCCACGAAGGACCGGCCCGGCCCGGGGACGGGGAGCAGTGA